CGCCGAGCAGCAGGCCCACCGTCGCGAAGAGGCCGGTGATGAAGCCCTGCCAGTAACCGGAGACGGCGTACAGGACCACGATCAGGACCAGCACCCAGTCCAGCAGGTTCACCGTCGCTCCTCCGGTCGGGACTGCCCTGGACGGCCAGCAACCGTCGACCGGGCACCACCTTGCAGCATGTGGGCCGGGAGGTCACGTACGCGGGTGTCGTCCCAGGGCTCCGACCAGCCCACGAAGTCGAGCAGCCGCGAGATGATCCCCGCCGTGAAGCCCCACAGCACGACGTCCTTGCCCGGTCCGATCAGGAAGCCCGGGCCGAGCCAGCCGCTGGGGTGGCGGACCGAGATCCGGTGGGCCGGGTCGATCAGCTCGGCGAGCGGGACGCGGTAGACCGCGTGGACCTCGCGCGGGTCGACGACGCCGACCGGGCTCTCCCGGGCCCACCAGCCGAGCACGGGGGTGAGCGCGAAGTTGCTCGGTGGGAGCCACAGCTCGGGCAGCTCGGCGAAGACCTCGACCCCGTCGGGGCTCAGGCCGGTCTCCTCCTCCGCCTCACGGAGCGCGGCCTCGCGCGGCGTCTCGCCGGGGTCGATCGAGCCACCGGGGAAGGACACCTGCGCCGGGTGGGAGCGCATGTCGTGGGCGCGCTCGGTGAGCAGCAGGTCGCGCTCGCCTCCGAACAGCAGCAGCACAGCCCCGCGTCGCGCGACGGCGTCGTCGGGGGCGATGAACTTGGTCAGGTCGTCGACGGTGATCTCGCCGGCCGCCCGAGCCACCGGCTCCAGCCAGTCGGGGATCACCCGGCCACCCCGAGATAGTTCTTCGCGGCCGCCGCGACGTCCGCCTCACTCGTGTAGGCGTGGTACTCGATCCGGGCGATCGTGCCGTCGGCCTTCAGGAAGACGGTCATCGGCATCGCCGTCACGTGCGGCAGCGGGCTGGCCCGGTCGAGCGCTCCCCGGGGGTCGGCCACGAGCGGGTAGGCCACCCGGCTCCGCTTGGCCAGGTCGAGCGCGGCGCCGGGCTGCGTGTCGAGGTAGTCGATGCCGAGCACCTTCACCGCCGACTGGCTCTTCGCGTACGCCGCGAGGGCCGGCATCTCCTCGCGGCACGAGCCGCACCACGACGCCCAGAAGTTCACGATCATCGGCCCTCGGAGGCCGGCCATGTCCACCGGGCGTCCGCCGCCCAGGCAGGGGACGGTGATCGAGGGCATCCCCCCGGTCACCGCGCCCGACGCGGTCTTCGGGCAGTCGGGGATGTCGCTGTGCTTCTTCTTGGCCACCAGGTCGGGCGCCGGGACGGTGAGGGTCTTGTCGCCGTCGTAGGTCGGGCGGTGGGGGCCCGAGCAGGCGGTCAGCGCCACGATCGCCGCCGCCAGCAGCGCCCGCCTCATGCCGGGCCCTGGGTCTTGACCAGCTTCGCCGCGGCCAACGGGTCGACCGGCCCCTCGCCGTACGACGGGCACCAGCGCGCGACCGGGCAGGCGCCACACGCCGGCTTCTTGGCGTGGCAGACCCGGCGGCCGTGCCAGATCAGGTGGTGGCACAGCATCACCCAGGCGCGCTTCTCGAAGAGCGCACCCACCGCGTGCTCGACCTTGACCGGGTCGGTCTCGTCGGTCCAGCCGAAGCGCCTGGCCAGCCGCCCGAAATGCGTGTCGACGGTGATGCCGGGGATGCCGAAGCCGTTGCCGAGCACGACGTTGGCCGTCTTGCGGCCGACACCCGGCAGCGTGACCAGATCGGCGAGCCGGGCCGGCACCTGGGCGTCGTAACGCTCGACGAGGGCGGCGCTGAGCTTCAGCAGGGCGTCGGTCTTGGCCCGGAAGAAGCCGAGCGGCCCGATGATCTGCTCGAGGTGCTCACGCGGCGCGGCCGCCATCGCCCGGGCGTCGGGATAGGCCGCGAACAGCGTGGGCCGGACGGCGTTGACCCGGCGGTCGGTGGTCTGGGCGCTCAGCACGGTGACCACCAGCAGCTGGAACGGGTCGTCGAAGTCGAGCTCGATGGTCGCGTCGGGATAGGTCTCCGCGAGCACCCGGTCGATCCGCCGGGCCCTCCTGACCAGACCGGTCCGGGTCTCGGTCGCGGGGCTCTCGACTGGGGAGCCCCCTGGCACGGTTGGCACGCTCCCAGCCTACGGGGGGCCACCGCCACCCCCTCCCTTCTACCAAGGGGTGGGTGTGACCTGAGGCACTCTGGATAGGATCAGGCAGGCCGGCGAGCGCGCCCGACGTACGGGCGCGCCGGAGCGGGCGATGGAGGAAGTCCGTGGACAACGAGGTACTGCGTCAGGCACCGCTGTTCAGTGCCCTGGACGACGAGGCCGCCACCGCTCTGCGCGGCTCGATGAGCGAGTCCAAGCTGCGTCGCGGAGACGTGCTCTTCCACGAGGGGGACGCCGGAGACCGGGCCTACGTCGTGCTCGACGGCAAGATCAAGCTCGGCCGCACCTCCAGCGACGGCCGGGAGAACCTCCTGGCCATCCTCGGCCCGGGTCAGATGTTCGGCGAGCTCTCGCTGTTCGATCCCGGCCCCCGCTCGGCGACCGTCACCGCCGTCACCGACGCGACGTTCCTCTCGCTGACCCACGACGACCTCCTGCGCTGGCTCGACGGCCGCCCGGCCGTGGCCCGGGGTCTGCTCGCCCAGCTGGCGGGCCGGCTGCGCAAGGCCAACGACGTGGTCGCCGACCTGGTCTTCTCCGACGTGCCCGGCCGCGTGGCCAAGGCGCTGCTCGACCTCGCCGACCGCTTCGGCCGGACGGCCGACGACGGCGTCCACGTCCACCACGACCTGACCCAGGAGGAGCTCGCCCAGCTGGTGGGCGCCTCCCGCGAGACCGTCAACAAGGCGCTCGCCGACTTCGCCTCGCGCGGCTGGCTGCGGCTCGAGCCGCGCTCGGTCGTGATCATGGAGGTCGACCGCCTCCGCCGCCGCGCCCGCTGACCGCTCTGCGCTCTCGGCCTTCCGCCCGCTGCTCGGCGATGGCGTCACCGTGCCGGAGGTGAGGCGTCCAAGGCGGCCCGCAGGTCGGCGTACGACGTCAGTCCGGTCCTCGGAGTCACCCTCGTCCGCCAGGCGGTGTCGAGCTCCCGGTGCAGCTCGACGGACACGGCCTGCCGCTGGGCGCCGACCCCGTCAGGCGCCACCTTGGACAGTGATGACGCGGGCGGCAGGCGCATCCGGTGCCGGACGGACTCGAAGAGCAGCGCGTCGTCGAACTTGGACTCGTGCTGCTTCATGAAGCCGAGCCGGGCCTGCGCCACCACGACTTCCCGTAGCTCGTCCGTCAGGGGGATGCTAAGGAAGGCGGCCACCGCGGCGACGGTTCCGGGAAGGTCGGCCACCATCGACTCGTAGCAGAAGATCCGCACGTCGGGGTCGTCCCGTCGTGGCCACGCCGCCGCCACGTGCTGGTGCACCTCACACCGTGGCAGGAAGAAGTCGCGGGCGAAGGTCTCGAAGTCGAGGCGGTCCGCGTCGAGGAACGATCCCGCGAAGAAGCGGTAGTGCGAGACCAACGCATCGGCAGGGTCGCGGAGCACCACGATGTACCGAGCACCGGGCGGCACGCCGTCGAGCCCGGCGTGGGACTTGAACACATGCGGTCGACGAGGGTGCTGGGCCGCGCGTGCGGC
This genomic window from Nocardioides cynanchi contains:
- a CDS encoding Crp/Fnr family transcriptional regulator; this encodes MDNEVLRQAPLFSALDDEAATALRGSMSESKLRRGDVLFHEGDAGDRAYVVLDGKIKLGRTSSDGRENLLAILGPGQMFGELSLFDPGPRSATVTAVTDATFLSLTHDDLLRWLDGRPAVARGLLAQLAGRLRKANDVVADLVFSDVPGRVAKALLDLADRFGRTADDGVHVHHDLTQEELAQLVGASRETVNKALADFASRGWLRLEPRSVVIMEVDRLRRRAR
- a CDS encoding TlpA disulfide reductase family protein, which translates into the protein MRRALLAAAIVALTACSGPHRPTYDGDKTLTVPAPDLVAKKKHSDIPDCPKTASGAVTGGMPSITVPCLGGGRPVDMAGLRGPMIVNFWASWCGSCREEMPALAAYAKSQSAVKVLGIDYLDTQPGAALDLAKRSRVAYPLVADPRGALDRASPLPHVTAMPMTVFLKADGTIARIEYHAYTSEADVAAAAKNYLGVAG
- a CDS encoding sulfotransferase domain-containing protein, with protein sequence MCGDGPFTRPSEVEDLIGRLDAMLTPGGRRTLDEFVPEPGDVFITTPPKCGTTWMQQIVHGLRSGGSMDFANINEVVPWLGMSHVDPDAARAAQHPRRPHVFKSHAGLDGVPPGARYIVVLRDPADALVSHYRFFAGSFLDADRLDFETFARDFFLPRCEVHQHVAAAWPRRDDPDVRIFCYESMVADLPGTVAAVAAFLSIPLTDELREVVVAQARLGFMKQHESKFDDALLFESVRHRMRLPPASSLSKVAPDGVGAQRQAVSVELHRELDTAWRTRVTPRTGLTSYADLRAALDASPPAR
- the nth gene encoding endonuclease III produces the protein MPGGSPVESPATETRTGLVRRARRIDRVLAETYPDATIELDFDDPFQLLVVTVLSAQTTDRRVNAVRPTLFAAYPDARAMAAAPREHLEQIIGPLGFFRAKTDALLKLSAALVERYDAQVPARLADLVTLPGVGRKTANVVLGNGFGIPGITVDTHFGRLARRFGWTDETDPVKVEHAVGALFEKRAWVMLCHHLIWHGRRVCHAKKPACGACPVARWCPSYGEGPVDPLAAAKLVKTQGPA
- a CDS encoding NUDIX hydrolase, whose protein sequence is MIPDWLEPVARAAGEITVDDLTKFIAPDDAVARRGAVLLLFGGERDLLLTERAHDMRSHPAQVSFPGGSIDPGETPREAALREAEEETGLSPDGVEVFAELPELWLPPSNFALTPVLGWWARESPVGVVDPREVHAVYRVPLAELIDPAHRISVRHPSGWLGPGFLIGPGKDVVLWGFTAGIISRLLDFVGWSEPWDDTRVRDLPAHMLQGGARSTVAGRPGQSRPEERR